GCAATTGGGGATAAGCCCTTGTTGGCACATAAGAAGTTGAACCACCTATTGCCCACAAGCACATGACCAATCTCATCATGGAGAATGATCTCTAGAATTTCTACAGCACGCTCATCTTTGATTTGTTTAAACCGATCCCGAATCTCTGGAACTGCATCAAGCCCTCTTGCTTCCATAGTTCGTGGGACTAGAGCCATGCGAGCAATCACCGAATCTGTCGTTCTCTCAACCATCTCCCACAAACTATTGTGGGCCGGGAAGTCCCCATAACTAAATCCAAAGGTCTTTAAATGGGCATTAATCAAGCTAAAGTGATATGACTCCTCTTTTGCGACCCTAAGCCAATCTTCGTAATACGCCTGAGGCATATTCGGAAAACGCCATATTGCATCTAAAGCTAAATTCATGGCATTAAATTCAATATGTGCCAAGGAATGCCAAAGAATAGCCCTCCCCTCAACCGTATCCATTTTTCTTTTAGGAACAAACTTTGGTGCAACTAAATCTGGATTAGCTGGTCGGCCTGGAAGCCGGATATCCCGACTATCGAGGCTAGAGGAAATATTGAGTGCAATTTTCTTAGTCTGATAGTCATCAAACAAGCTAGCTAGCTGACTAACCTTAGATTGCACATCGGTGTCTGCCAGTATTGCGAGGGCGGCTTCTCGTAATTCAAGCATGGTGACAGAGATGAGACCTCATGGGGTTGATACCGGGGCTAAGCCAAATCTACTCGTTTGAGCCCTATTCCAGTACTCCACATACTCCTGAGGTAAATCTTTTCGCAGAGAAGCGTCAGACCCTGGCAATAACACTCCAGGACTCAGGGTTGTGAGCTGAGATGC
The genomic region above belongs to Polynucleobacter sp. AP-Ainpum-60-G11 and contains:
- a CDS encoding ferritin-like domain-containing protein, which translates into the protein MLELREAALAILADTDVQSKVSQLASLFDDYQTKKIALNISSSLDSRDIRLPGRPANPDLVAPKFVPKRKMDTVEGRAILWHSLAHIEFNAMNLALDAIWRFPNMPQAYYEDWLRVAKEESYHFSLINAHLKTFGFSYGDFPAHNSLWEMVERTTDSVIARMALVPRTMEARGLDAVPEIRDRFKQIKDERAVEILEIILHDEIGHVLVGNRWFNFLCANKGLSPIATYRELAEKYRAPTLRGPFNFDAREQAGFTSEELEILESLSEKRTQAA